One window from the genome of Paramisgurnus dabryanus chromosome 22, PD_genome_1.1, whole genome shotgun sequence encodes:
- the msl2b gene encoding E3 ubiquitin-protein ligase MSL2b — MNPVNATTLYVSACRSVLQCDPRDPQALEEIYKLLPFFRQSLACLVCGNLLQEPIAPTNSTCQHYVCKSCKGKKMIMKPSCSWCKDYEQFEENKQLCILVDCYKKLCEYIAHSPLAQHISTAAGGSPDLLALLNEDIPLDISEGEESLSLSLTNQSPTPSTSETLPDEGQSPSTEIKEQGLSPVGVNGLQDCNGLSNVEELTANFPSLGANVPEAGDNESQVVKQESFTNEIPVCEAVAAADEELCTSTMDLCGFGGDIKHDGGTLLLSVEEVLRTLDPDDVPQEECSATLESSENLNEPFGVSCDSVDSPQLSLLPGDSQEVLVPHHPAFHKNPQSLGISCSAVTPGVPRSNRKRSRSESDSEKIQPLPISTFIRGPALDASAPVAVKCEPKSPTQTIPHMAAVPNGEGLPKVGKSLLASTKNVKKNLDHHGPKKACTKSKQGTPKVKEKTKERIVTNTLIPGSPTKVVYKKAQEKKGCKCGRATQNPSVLTCRGQRCPCYSNRKACLDCICRGCQNSYMANGEKKLEAFAVPEKAFEQTRLTLGINVTSIAVRNATGSGTGGMLNVSTTAGSPVASFLATGPHEDKGFDEPLDMGFD, encoded by the exons ATGAACCCGGTGAATGCGACCACTCTCTACGTGTCAGCTTGTCGGTCGGTGCTGCAGTGCGATCCCCGGGACCCCCAAGCTTTGGAGGAAATCTATAAGCTCTTGCCTTTTTTCAGACAGTCTCTCGCCTGCCTTGTTTGTG GTAATTTACTCCAAGAGCCAATAGCTCCAACCAACTCAACGTGCCAGCACTATGTCTGTAAATCATGTAAGGGCAAAAAGATGATAATGAAGCCATCGTGTAGCTGGTGTAAAGACTATGAACAGTTTGAAGAGAACAAGCAGCTGTGCATCTTGGTGGACTGCTACAAAAAGCTCTGCGAGTACATTGCACACTCCCCTCTTGcccagcacatttcaactgctGCGGGAGGGTCCCCAGACCTACTGGCTCTGTTGAACGAGGACATCCCATTGGACATTAGCGAGGGGGAGGAGTCTCTTTCTTTGAGCTTGACAAACCAGTCCCCTACACCCTCAACCTCAGAAACACTCCCTGATGAGGGCCAATCCCCTTCAACAGAGATCAAGGAACAAGGCCTCAGTCCTGTAGGGGTGAACGGTCTTCAGGATTGTAACGGTTTGAGTAATGTGGAGGAATTAACCGCCAATTTCCCTTCACTAGGGGCAAACGTTCCTGAAGCTGGGGACAACGAGAGCCAAGTGGTGAAACAGGAGAGTTTCACAAATGAGATCCCTGTGTGTGAAGCGGTGGCAGCCGCTGATGAGGAACTTTGTACCAGCACCATGGACCTTTGTGGTTTCGGAGGGGATATTAAGCATGATGGCGGGACTCTCCTCTTGAGTGTAGAGGAGGTACTCAGGACTCTGGACCCAGATGACGTCCCCCAGGAAGAATGTTCGGCGACTCTCGAATCCTCTGAGAACTTAAATGAACCGTTCGGCGTTTCGTGCGACTCTGTTGACTCCCCTCAGCTCTCCTTGCTTCCAGGCGACTCGCAGGAAGTTCTAGTTCCCCACCACCCAGCGTTCCACAAAAATCCTCAATCTTTAGGAATTTCCTGTTCCGCTGTGACACCAGGAGTGCCACGGTCCAACCGCAAGCGGTCGCGGTCGGAGAGCGACAGCGAAAAGATTCAACCCTTACCCATTTCCACCTTTATTCGGGGCCCTGCGCTGGACGCCTCAGCCCCGGTTGCTGTCAAGTGTGAACCCAAATCTCCCACTCAGACTATTCCTCACATGGCAGCGGTGCCCAACGGTGAAGGCCTTCCTAAAGTGGGAAAATCATTACTGGCGTCcactaaaaatgttaaaaagaaccTCGACCACCACGGACCCAAAAAGGCATGCACTAAGTCTAAGCAGGGAACTCCCAAGGTGAAAGAAAAGACGAAAGAACGGATTGTGACTAACACCCTTATTCCGGGGAGCCCTACGAAAGTGGTTTATAAAAAGGCGCAGGAGAAAAAAGGTTGCAAGTGTGGCAGAGCAACCCAAAACCCAAGTGTTCTTACGTGCCGGGGCCAACGGTGTCCCTGTTACTCCAACCGCAAAGCTTGTCTGGACTGCATATGCAGGGGCTGCCAAAACTCTTACATGGCCAATGGTGAGAAGAAGCTAGAGGCCTTTGCGGTTCCAGAGAAAGCCTTCGAGCAGACAAGACTCACCCTGGGCATCAATGTCACCAGCATCGCCGTACGAAACGCCACAGGCAGTGGTACGGGTGGGATGCTCAACGTCTCCACGACGGCCGGTTCACCTGTTGCCTCCTTTTTGGCTACGGGGCCCCACGAAGACAAAGGATTTGATGAACCGTTGGACATGGGGTTCGACTGA
- the tnfsf10 gene encoding tumor necrosis factor ligand superfamily member 10, translating to MTGSHSMQYIGLMLLAAILLQTIAVAVTFIYFSNVLSTMKETFSKSSVSCLMRANLRTIKGQELNAAEGKDDPCWQVTQQLHFLIEKSMSSRYQKEISSAVKDEVSRVLPSLVVQDQDDSPRPKIAAHVTGSYIPETEKSGGLPNRKVYGQKIQSWESEKGLAFLQNVELSDGELVVPQAGLYYIYSQTYFRHTLIEEEDNDKEEEEATSGESVWGKPMLQYVYKKVSSYPVPILLMKNARTTCWSRDTEYGLYSIYQAGLFQLGGGDRVFVTVSNVSTIDMDEKSSFFGAFLVS from the exons ATGACAGGATCACACAGCATGCAGTATATCGGACTTATGCTGCTGGCTGCAATTCTCCTGCAGACGATAGCCGTGGCCGTGACCTTCATATATTTCAGCAACGTCCTGTCGACG atGAAAGAAACTTTCTCCAAGAGCAGTGTTTCGTGTTTGATGCGTGCAAACCTGAGGACCATAAAGGGTCAGGAGTTAAACGCGGCGGAGGGAAAAGACGACCCCTGCTGGCAGGTCACGCAACAGCTACACTTTCTCATTGAAAAG TCAATGTCCAGTCGTTATCAAAAAGAAATTTCATCAGCAGTTAAAg ATGAAGTCTCCAGAGTACTTCCTTCATTGGTGGTCCAAGACCAAGACGATTCCCCTCGGCCTAAGATTGCAGCACATGTGACAGGCAGTTATATACCAGAGACAGAAAAGTCAGGAG GTCTGCCGAACAGGAAGGTCTACGGTCAGAAGATTCAATCGTGGGAGTCCGAAAAGGGTTTGGCTTTTCTCCAGAACGTTGAGCTGAGTGACGGGGAGCTGGTGGTACCGCAGGCGGGCCTGTATTACATCTACTCCCAAACTTACTTCAGACACACACTTATAGAAGAAGAGGATAATGATAAGGAGGAAGAGGAGGCCACGTCCGGCGAGTCGGTCTGGGGGAAACCCATGTTGCAGTATGTGTATAAAAAAGTGAGTTCGTACCCGGTGCCCATACTGCTGATGAAGAACGCTCGGACGACCTGCTGGTCACGTGACACAGAATACGGCCTGTACTCTATCTATCAAGCGGGCCTTTTTCAGCTCGGAGGGGGGGATAGGGTGTTTGTGACCGTCAGCAACGTAAGCACTATCGACATGGATGAAAAGTCAAGCTTTTTCGGTGCGTTCTTGGTCAGCTAG
- the stag1b gene encoding cohesin subunit SA-1 has product MINSDFTVLQDSSNDGQGDTVSLAMSISELEDPGEGKGKKKRGRPGKQGATNKKARRSPVDKGGRKANGVAHQNGEGTDSGTLFEVVKQGKSAMQCVIDDWIESYKQDRDVALLDLINFFIHCAGCKGTVKIEMFRNMQNAEIIRKMTEEFDEDSGDYPLTMAGPQWKKFRYNFCEFIMVLIRQCQYSIIYDEYMMDTVISLLTGLSDSQVRAFRHTSTLAAMKLMTALVNVALNLSINQDNTQRQYEAERNKVAGKRANEKLELLLEKRKELQENQDEIENMMNSIFKGIFVHRYRDAIAEIRAICIEEIGVWMKLYSDAFLNDSYLKYVGWTLHDRQGEVRLKCLKALQTLYTNRELFPKLELFTNRFKDRIVSMTLDKEYDVAVEAIRLVTLILQGSEDALSNEDCENVYHLVYSAHRPVAVAAGEFLHRKLFSRHDPQAEEALAKRRGRNSPNGNLIRMLVLFFLESELHEHAAYLVDSLWDSSQDLLKDWDCMVELLLEDPTPGEEVMGDRHESALIELLVCTIRQAAEAHPPVGRGTGKRVLTAKEKKTQIDDKNKLTEQLIVALPMLLSKYQADAEKVANLLQIPQFFDLEVYSSGRMEKHLDALLKQIRVVVDKHAEIEVLEACSKTYSILCSEEYTIMNRVDIARSQLIDELTDKFAHSVEDLLQEGDEADDDDIYNVLSTLKKLTAFHNAHDLTKWDLFKNCYRLLKMGIEQGSMPEQIAVQALQCSHYSILWQLVKITEGSPSKDDLVALRRVVKSFLAVCQQCLSNVNTPVKEQAFMLLCDLLMIFSHQLISGGREALQPLVFNPDGALQNELLNFVLDHVFIDQDDENQSMEGDEEDEANKIEALHKRRNLLAAFCKLIIFDIVDMPAAADIFKQYMKYYNDYGDIIKETLSKARQMDKIQCAKTLVLSLQQLFNELVLDQGPNLDRTSSHVSGIKELARRFALTFGLDQIKTREAVATLHKDGIEFAFKVQNPKGPDYPPPNLAFLEVLCEFSSKLLRQDKKTVHSYLEKFMTEYMMERREDIWLPLIAYRNSLLTGGDEDRLSVTTGSTTSKASTVRSKRGRPAQQKKRPDEESVDSSWMMRNDTLQTPGGLHTPQLTSTVLRENPRQAAEHIPDQDSSEPGSEPDYMHNPQMQMSWLDQHQKMDEVNRKERGGMNYMKARSGGMRQQVRGLMEDDAEPIFEDVMMSSRGQLEDMNEEFEDTMVIDLPPSRNRRERAELRPDFFDSTAIMEDESGFGMQMF; this is encoded by the exons ATGATCAACTCTGACTTCACTGTGTTACA AGACTCGTCAAATGACGGTCAGGGCGACACAGTGAGTCTGGCTATGAGCATCAGTGAATTGGAGGATCCCGGGGAAGGAAAAGGAAAGAAGAAAAGAGGCAGGCCTGGAAAACAAGGG GCAACCAATAAAAAAGCCAGAAGGTCTCCTGTTGATAAAGGGGGACGGAAAGCGAATGGAGTGGCCCATCAGAATGGAGAGGGGACGGACTCGGGCACTCTCTTTGAGGTGGTCAAACAAGGCAAAAGTGCAATGCAG TGTGTCATTGATGACTGGATTGAATCTTATAAACAAGATAGAGATGTGGCGCTTTTAGATCTGATCAACTTCTTCATTCATTGTGCTGGCTGTAAAG GCACTGTAAAAATCGAAATGTTCAGAAACATGCAGAATGCAGAAATTATCAGAAAAATGACAGAGGAATTTGATGAG GACAGTGGCGATTATCCCCTGACAATGGCAGGACCACAGTGGAAGAAATTTCGGTACAACTTTTGCGAGTTCATCATGGTTCTGATTCGTCAGTGTCAGTACAGCATCATCTATGACGAGTATATGATGGACACGGTCATCTCTCTGCTCACTGGGCTTTCGGATTCACAGGTCCGAGCCTTCAGACATACCAGTACACTGGCAG caATGAAACTTATGACGGCATTAGTAAATGTGGCTTTGAACCTGAGCATCAACCAGGATAACACACAGAGGCAGTATGAGGCGGAGCGTAACAAGGTTGCTGGGAAACGAGCCAATGAAAAGCTAGAACTGCTGCTGGAGAAGAGAAAAGAG CTTCAAGAAAACCAAGATGAAATTGAGAACATGATGAACTCGATCTTCAAGGGTATTTTCGTTCACCGTTACAG GGATGCCATAGCAGAAATCAGAGCGATTTGCATTGAGGAAATTGGAGTTTGGATGAAATTATACAGCGATGCCTTTCTCAACGATAGTTACTTGAAATATGTTGGCTGGACGCTACATGACAGA caAGGTGAAGTTCGACTAAAATGTTTGAAGGCCCTTCAGACTCTCTACACAAACAGAGAGCTTTTCCCCAAGCTTGAGCTCTTCACCAATCGATTTAAG GATCGTATTGTGTCCATGACGCTGGATAAAGAGTATGACGTAGCAGTAGAGGCCATACGGCTTGTCACTTTGATTCTGCA GGGTAGCGAGGATGCGCTATCAAACGAAGACTGCGAGAACGTCTACCACCTAGTATATTCTGCCCATCGCCCTGTTGCCGTGGCAGCCGGAGAGTTTCTTCACAGAAA GCTATTCAGCAGGCACGACCCTCAAGCTGAGGAGGCTTTGGCAAAGAGACGAGGCAGAAACAGCCCAAATGGGAACCTGATCAGAATGCTAGTGTTGTTCTTCCTGGAGAGCGAG CTTCATGAGCATGCAGCGTATCTGGTGGACAGCTTGTGGGACAGCTCGCAGGATCTGCTGAAGGATTGGGACTGCATGGTAGAGCTCCTGTTAGAGGACCCTACGCCGGGAGAAGAAG tgatggGAGATAGACATGAGAGCGCACTGATCGAGCTCTTGGTCTGCACCATCAGACAAGCGGCTGAAGCTCATCCACCTGTGGGCAGAGGAACGGGAAAGAGG GTCCTCACTGCCAAAGAAAAGAAGACTCAGATAGATGACAAAAACAAACTGACGGAGCAGCTTATCGTTGCTCTGCCCATGCTGTTGTCAAAG TACCAGGCCGATGCAGAAAAAGTGGCAAACCTCCTTCAGATCCCTCAGTTCTTTGATCTTGAGGTCTACAGTTCAGGACGTATGGAAAAG CATCTAGACGCCCTGCTGAAGCAGATCCGAGTGGTTGTTGATAAGCACGCTGAGATCGAAGTGTTAGAGGCCTGTAGCAAGACTTACAGCATCCTGTGCAGCGAGGAGTACACCATCATGAACCGCGTGGACATCGCTCGCAGCCAGCTTATCGATGAGCTCACAGACAAATTTGCACACTCGGTTGAAGATCTGCTGCAGGAG GGAGATGAAGCAGATGATGATGACATTTACAATGTTCTTTCGACTTTAAAGAAGCTTACTGCGTTTCACAA TGCACATGACCTTACAAAGTGGGAccttttcaaaaattgttatcGATTGTTGAAGATGGGGATCGAACAAGGGTCCATGCCAGAGCAG ATCGCTGTTCAGGCTCTGCAGTGCTCTCATTACTCCATCCTGTGGCAGCTGGTGAAAATTACTGAGGGATCACCATCAAAG GACGATCTTGTGGCATTGAGGAGGGTGGTGAAATCATTTCTAGCTGtgtgccaacagtgtctttctAATGTCAACACTCCAGTTAAAGAACAG GCATTCATGCTACTGTGTGACCTGCTGATGATCTTCAGTCATCAGTTGATCTCAGGCGGTCGAGAAGCTCTCCAGCCGCTGGTCTTCAATCCAGACGGCGCACTGCAGAACGAACTTCTAAATTTTGTTCTGGATCATGTGTTTATTGATCAGGATGATGAGAATCAGAGCATGG AGGGTGATGAGGAGGACGAAGCCAATAAGATCGAGGCTCTTCACAAGAGGAGGAATCTGTTGGCAGCCTTCTGCAAACTCATCATCTTCGACATCGTGGACATGCCAGCAGCTGCAGACATCTTCAAACAATACATGAAG TATTACAATGACTACGGAGACATAATCAAAGAAACGTTGAGTAAGGCCAGACAGATGGACAAGATTCAGTGTGCAAAGACCCTTGTCCTCAGCTTGCAACAG cttttcaatgagcTTGTCTTGGACCAAGGACCCAACCTGGACCGAACGTCTTCCCACGTCAGCGGCATTAAGGAACTTGCCCGACGGTTTGCACTTACATTCGGACTGGACCAGATCAAAACCAGGGAGGCCGTGGCCACACTGCACAA AGATGGAATTGAATTCGCCTTCAAGGTCCAAAATCCAAAAGGACCGGACTACCCACCACCCAATCTGGCCTTCCTGGAGGTTCTCTGTGAGTTCTCCTCCAAACTCCTACGACAGGACAAAAAGACTGT ACATTCCTACCTGGAGAAGTTTATGACCGAGTATATGATGGAGAGGAGAGAGGACATTTGGTTGCCACTTATCGCCTACAGGAACTCCCTGTTAACGGGTGGAGATGAAGACCGACTGTCAGTCACAACCGGAAGCACCACTAGCAAAGCCAGCACAGTCCGCAGTAAAAGAGGCCGGCCAGCACAGCAGAAAAAACGCCCAGATG AGGAGAGTGTGGACAGCTCGTGGATGATGCGCAACGACACCCTCCAGACACCAGGTGGCCTCCACACCCCACAGCTCACATCCACTGTCCTCAGAGAAAACCCCAGACAGGCAGCAGAACACATCCCAGACCAGGACTCGTCGGAACCAGGCTCAGAACCAGACTACATGCACAA TCCTCAGATGCAGATGTCGTGGTTGGATCAACATCAGAAGATGGATGAGGTAAACCGAAAAGAGAGAGGAGGGATGAACTACATGAAGGCACGCAGTGGTGGAATGAGACAGCAGGT GCGAGGTCTCATGGAAGATGATGCTGAACCCATCTTTGAAGATGTGATGATGTCCTCGCGAGGTCAGCTGGAGGATATGAACGAAGAATTCGAGGACACCATGGTGATAGATCTG CCACCATCCAGAAACAGGAGAGAAAGAGCAGAACTTAGACCAGACTTTTTCGACTCTACAGCCATAATGGAAGATGAATCC GGATTTGGTATGCAGATGTTTTGA